The genomic stretch AAATAAAAAGTGTGTAAAAATAGTGTACAGATGTGCTTTGGAGAGAGAAAAAAAGCCACCgtctcattttgtttactaagTATTAGTATTAATGTATTTAAATAAATCGGTCAACTTAATTAACCTTTTAACCTTTTTATCATTTACTCCTATTTATGTCAACAAgttttaaaatataaaatttcACAACAATATTAATGATTTTAAAATTAATTGAAAAAATGTCACAACAATATTTCCAAAAGAAAAAACATAAAAGTTAGTTTACCGTAGCATTgaatattttttgaaaaaatataatttaattaaaaaaattcattCATAATAAGAATATAATTGAATGAGATAACAAAGTGACataaaagaatttaaaaaaattattttaaaaaatagtATAATTATTATACACCGATAATAAAAAAATTTACGCATTATTAATTTTTAACCAttcaattatattaattattcTGATTAATTAATTGTATATTCAATTAAATtctttaaaaaattaataataagATTGAATTGAAAGTTTTGAAAAGAGAGGAAAGTGTAAAGTTTTAGGAGTAAGTACATTTCAACTAAACATTGACCACGAAGTGCACGTGCCATTCATGCCCAAAAACACCTCAAATGCATTATCCTTAAAAGCTTCTTTTCTCCGTCCATATTTTCTGTCTTTCTTTTTCCCAATCTTTTCACATTTCCTAATCACTCCCATCACCCTATAACAACAACACCATACTACATACATTCATATCCACATCCATCACATTCTCAACAAATTCCATCTCTTATGGAAGAAAAAAAGGGAGTAAAATGGAGTTGGACATCAGCACTAATCGGAGCAGCCTCCGCCGTAGCAGCCACCTCCATCCTCTCCGCAAAACCAAAAGACCCAACCTTCCATCTCATTTCAATCAATTTCACTTCCTTAAAACCTAGTCTCCCTGTCGTAGACGCAGAGGTTCTCCTCACCGTCCACGTCACCAACCCAAACATAGCTCCGATTAACTACTCCTCCACAACTATGTCTATCTTCTACGAAGGTTCTCTTCTCGGTTCGGCTCCGGTTCAAGCCGGTTCGCAGCCGCCGCGTTCGTGTCAGCTTCTCCGACTCCCCGCTCGGCTTAAGGCGAGGAAGCTAGCGAAACACGCTGGACGTGTTGTGGCGGATGTGGCTAAGCGGGAGATGATACTCGATGCGGCGGTTGATATTGCTGGCACCGCTAGAGTTTTGTGGTGGGACCATAACTTTAAAGTTCGTGTGAATAGTCATGTTACTGTTGACCCTGTTTTTCTTGATGTTATTGATCAGGAAAATACTGCACAACTTGAACTCTTTGCATCAGGTGAATAGCGATTTCATTGTTCGGTTTGGATATTGGAATTTGGAATTTGGAATTACCCCCTAACGTAACGGTTTCATTGGTTTTTGTTTCATACATGTTATAAAATTGAGAATTGAGAGTTGCTCTGTTTTTAACTATTTGTGTTTTTCAAGTTTGGATAATGGTTTAGTCAAATCTAAAGGTAGAATAGTAATAACTGAAATTACAGGAACTAGAACTAGATTATTGTTTTGTGTTGATGATTGTGATAACTTCTCACGTTCATTTGTTTCTCATGTGAAATTTTGTTTCTCATTGTTTGATGGGTAGACGATGAGTTGGAAGGTGAAGATGAAATCGAAGCGAAAGTTCAAGAGTGATCACTGATCAACATGTCATGTtagattttttttgttttgtttgctATCGTTGTGTTATGTTGTTGTGTCTTATTGGGTTTGGTTTATTCATTTGGAATATTTTAGGTTCGACTTTAAAATTATGTGACATTTGAGGGTTGTATAATGTTTTACCAAACCAAATTATATCATGTTTATATACTGGCGGTGTGTACAATGAGGTGAGGGAGTTTGAGAATTTCACTTCGGATAGATTTATTCTTAAGGTGAATTCTTATCTATCCAACATAAAAAAAATCCTTAGACAAGAAGGTGAACATAatgatattgcatattctggtCTTCAAGTGCACCTCTGAACAAAATATTGCGCTACTTATTGCAAAATTTACTGAGGAGGAGATAAAAAAATGTTGTTTAGGAGTGTGAAAGTTCGAAAAATCCTCGTTCAGGATGACATAAATTTTGGGACACAGATCCTCTCCTACTCTCTCATGTTTTTCATGCAGCTTCAATCTTAGTCATTTATACAGtaattaatatttattattttttatatttgaCCAAAATGAGGGGTTGAGATAGAACAAGATTATTCAATCACGGCAGATGATTCATGTCCTAAATTTTGGGTTCATGAAGGATTTTGGGGGAAGTAATTAAAGAGGATTTTTATTGATTCACTGTTGCGTTTCATATGAATGGTAGAAGTGTTAGAGAAGATGATTGGGCGTTTCTAACTTTAATCTCAAAGAGAGAGAATTTGGTGAAGATGAATGATTTTGAGTCCGATCTCTTTATTCGGAAGCATGTATGAAGTATAATCAAAATTACTCTCAAATATATTGAGACGGAGAAAAGTAATTTCACTCGCAATTAGCATTCTTAGAATTCCGGTGGATGGAATATTTGTAGCAAATGAATTGGTGGATGATGCTAAAACAAAAAAAGGAGAAACTTTGCTTTTTAAAGTAGATTTCGAAAAGATGTATGATTAAGAGGATTGAAAATATGTAGACTTTGTGATGGAAAAAAATGGGATTAGACTTTGGGATGGAAAAAATGGGATTCAATAATAAATGGATAATGCATACGAAATACCGCAATGTCAATTTTAGTTAATGGAAGTTTGACA from Lathyrus oleraceus cultivar Zhongwan6 chromosome 7, CAAS_Psat_ZW6_1.0, whole genome shotgun sequence encodes the following:
- the LOC127106006 gene encoding uncharacterized protein LOC127106006; this translates as MEEKKGVKWSWTSALIGAASAVAATSILSAKPKDPTFHLISINFTSLKPSLPVVDAEVLLTVHVTNPNIAPINYSSTTMSIFYEGSLLGSAPVQAGSQPPRSCQLLRLPARLKARKLAKHAGRVVADVAKREMILDAAVDIAGTARVLWWDHNFKVRVNSHVTVDPVFLDVIDQENTAQLELFASDDELEGEDEIEAKVQE